In Spirosoma sp. KUDC1026, the sequence CGGCATCGGTGGTTGTACCGCGCGTACTACCTTTGATCGCTACGTTCACCCCCGGCAGCGGGCTGTTGTCTTCGGCTGATAAAACCCGCCCCGTGACAATACGTTCCTGAGCTTGGGTGATTGTAGAAGTGATTGGTAATGAAGAGCTAAGGCTTGGTTGGCTCAAAAGTGTGAGCGCAGTAAGCCCAAGCAGAGACAGCCAGGGCCGCCCCGGAGGATGGGTAATCGTGGAAAACATCGTCTGTAAAGATTAAGGTATAGGAATATATGAAATCAGGGTAATGCTTGAATAGAGCCATTGACCACGTCGACCGAGTCGCCGGGCATTAGCTGTCTCGTCTGCTGCTGGTCAAGTAACAGATTGACCCGGCCAGATCGTAGGCCGACTCGAACGCCTTGTGGCCGTTGCTGTACCTGAAAGGACGTACCCAGAGCCTCAATCGTCAGGCCATTGGTATGGACCCGGAACAGACGCGATGAGGACGTGTCAGACCGGTGAACAACCGAAAAGTCGGCTGTGCCTTCCAGCCAGACTGCTCTGGGTGAGTCGCCGTACCAGTTTGGCGCGTACTTCAGCAAGCTGTTGGCATACAGCGTCACCTTGGACTGGTCAGGTAGCTCCAGTTGACGAGTCTGCGCCGGACCGGTACTGACCATTCGAAGCGAGTCGCCATTGACGTACTGCATCCAGACGGCCCAGCTGATAAAACCAATGATACCAACTACGGCAGCTACTGTTCGGAAGAGGTACCACCAGCCTACTACCGTTCGCACGTCGGGTTGCAGCGGGCGAACATCTTCCATCGTTTCCAGTGAGACGCGAATGCGCCCCCAGACGGACGAGATTTCGTCAGGTTCTAACTCATCATCTGTCAGGCGTAGCCGACCCGCTTCCAGGATGATGGTTCGGGCGGTATCAATCGTGTCTGTACTGCCCGGGTTGTTCGTTAGCCAACTGTGCCAGAAAGCCGCTACCTCTTCGTCGTCGGGGTGTTGCACCCAGCGTACAAAGAGGTCGTCGAGGGCAAACTCCTCCGCGGTATAGACGGTGTAAGGCTTACGAAGCACGATTTAGTTTGTTAACTAGAGGGGAAAGAGAAGGGAGTAAGGGTTTCTACTTATTCAGTTTTGAGATTAAGAAGTCGCTCATATGTCACAAGGTGATGTGTATCTGCAACTTGAAGACCGATCAGAAGAAAAATTAATTGTATCAACACGAATTTAGATAAAACTCTAAAAAAAGTAACGCACGGTACGGGTATAACAGTACGCCCCCCTGACTTTGTTACGCTTCTTTTTGCTTTTACTGCTGCTAAAGGCTGTCATAAGTTGCATTTTATTGACAAAAGATGAGCCGCCTGAACCCTGTACGGGTCACTCAGGCGGTCTTTGTAACCATTGCGGTGGTTTCCTGTTATGTCATCACTACTAATGGATGACTATGGGCCAGCTCTGGCTAATCACTTTATTAACAATATGCCTGGCGAGTCAACGTGGACTGGCGCAGACGCGAGCGTCGGTTGAAAAACCAACGAAGATTCCCCGCAAGGGATTGATTGATACGACGGAGGTAGGCAGTCCGAGTTCGCTGACGTTTACAGCATCGACCGACCAGCGCTTCTTTTTTTTTAACGACACCAGGAACGAACGCGACCGACTGACACCTATTAGCGTATACGGAGTCCGGGCGGGTTTTCTGTTTCCGCCCCGGCACGAACGGGCAGGATTTAAGGGGGGACGCACGGCCAGTTTTAAGGCCGGTGTTGGCTTTTACTTTCTAAATCAGGACATCGATCAGCCGGGACTTCTGCCCAACACCCGTGCGTCGATCACTCGCCGGCTACGGTACGGGACGGTTTATTACGAACGCTATTTTCTGCGTCGGAAGTCGTTTGAAATCAGTATGCCGCTGGAGATCGGCTTCGGTACGTCGAAATATGAACGAAATGACGTCGAATCAAATGATTACATTCTGGCCCGTGGAAATTTTGTTCCGGTGGGAGTGGGTATAACAGCTGCCTATCAATTTCCATCGATCCGCTGGTTTACTCCCATACACTGGTTTGGCCTGAATATGCTGATCGGGTACCGCTATATTCTTAAGAAAGACATTCCCGAAAGTCAGATTAACTACAACGGATTTTATGTGTCGGTTGGCCCATCCTTCTTTCTCGAGAATATGACGGCTGATATAAAACGCTGGCGGAAGCGCCACCAGCAACGTAAGGCCAGGAAAGCAAACTAAAGCCGGATTATCTCCCTGATCCGACAGTTTGAAACCATCGGATCAGTAGAAACCAATATTTTATGCGCTAAGAACCGGAGCAGCCCATTTGATCTGTACAGCCTGTTCAAGATCAGGGTGGAGACTAATGGCCACTGGGCAGGTATGCGCAATTTTTTCCAGGTTCGCTCGTGCTTCGGCACTTGGCATCGGATCGGCACGTAACGTCAGGTTAACGTCAATTCGGACAATACGTCGGGGTGACTGACTGGACATGACCTTCGTTACGTCCATTTCACTGCCTTTGAGTTCAATACCATCGCGACGGGCAAAAATGGCCATCGTCGTCAGAATACAGGACCCCAGGGCGTTGGCGACCAGATCGGTCGGTGAAAAAGCTTCGCCCCGGCCCTGGTTGTCGGTTGGTGCATCCGTGTTAATGTGCGTGCCGGATTGGAGGTGCGTACAGTCGGTACGTAAGTCGCCCAGATAATCAATGTGAATCGTTGCCATAGCATGCAAACTGTTTGGAAACTGCTTATAAGTGAACGTGAAATTTGTCGTTTATAGAACAGAGCGCGAACCCAGGGTCAAGCGCCTGCCGTTAACCCAAACTTATGCATAATGGGTTGGTTACGCTAGTGGCCCGGATAACTTTGCTCGAATCAGTAAAACAAGTAATTTTAAGTCAGCAAATTAGACGAAATGCAAACGCTATACAGGTTATTGACCATTGCCTTGTGCAGTGGGCTGCTGGCAGGGCAGCAGGTTTACGGACAGCGAGTGACTGACGACGATGAGGATGACCGCTATCAGTCGATGACGACCTATGGAATTACGACCAACACAAACTCCGGCATTATTGGCGGGCTGGTGTTTCGGCAGGCCCGGCTGTTGAGTGGTACGTTGTTTGGACTTCCCCAGTACCGTTATATCAGCGTTGAACTTGTTAACGTAAAACATCCTAAAGAACTTCAGTCGTCGGTGAGTTCGGTAGGTTCCCGATTCATTGCTGGTAAAGAAAACTATCTGTTTGTGCTGCGTCCGCAGTACGGCCGCGAAGTGAAGCTATTTCAGCGGGGGGCCGACGAAGGGGTTGCCGTCAACGGAATTCTGGCGGCTGGTCCATCATTGGGAATCATCAAGCCATACTACCTTGAAGTTCAGTACGGCAACTCGTCGCGGACGGTGCCCGCGTCGCAGGTGAACGGCTTCGCTACGGCTACGGGCGAATCAGTTATCGGTGCCGGCGGCTTCTTTCAGGGGCTGGGACAATCGAAACTAACGGTTGGCCTGAACGTTAAAGCGGCCCTGAGTTTTGAACTGAGCGCTTTTCGGAACAACACAACGGGCGTAGAGATTGGGTTTCTGTCCGAAATATTTCCTCAGAAGGTCATTATCATTCCTAACACCGTAGCGGGCGGAAGCCGGTCTGACGGTAATCGCAGCTTCTTTACGTCGGGCTACATTACGTTGTTTTTTGGCAGCAAGAAATAAGATAAAGAAGGAGAAAAGGAAGTTGACTCTCCGCCTTTCTTCCTTTTCTCCTTCCTCCTTTCTGATGAACTTTACGCCCGAAAAACGAATTCTGTTGAAAAGGATCGAGGAGCCATGATTGAATTACCTGTAATACCCTCCGAACAACAACGTAACCGGGCGGGCGCCCCGAAACGTCCCGATTGGCTTCGCGTTAAATTGCCGATTGGCCCTGAATACGCTAAAGTTCGTAAGCTGGTCGACGAACATAAACTGCATACCATCTGCGAAAGCGGAAACTGCCCGAATATGGGTGAATGCTGGGGGGCTGGTACTGCCACGTTCATGATTCTGGGCAATGTCTGTACGCGGAGTTGTACGTTCTGTGCCGTAGCAACGGGCCGCCCGAACGAATATGACACCGACGAACCCCGGCGTGTGGCCGAAGCCATCTTGCTGATGAAGGTGAAACACGCCGTCATCACGTCGGTGAACCGGGATGAACTGAAAGACCGCGGAGCCGAGATCTGGTACCAGACGGTACGTTTGATCAAAGAAGCTTCGCCTACAACGACGATCGAAACCCTGATTCCTGATACGAAAGGCAACTGGCCAGCGCTTGAGCGAATGATCTCGGCCGGGCAGGAAGTCGTATCACATAATATGGAAACCGTGGGGCGTCTGTATCGCCGGGTTCGGCCGCAGGCGCGTTACGAACGGAGTCTGGAACAGATTCGCCGGACGAAAGAATATGGTCAACGGACTAAATCCGGTATCATGCTGGGACTGGGCGAAACCCACGACGAAGTATTCAAAGCGATGGATGACCTGGCGCAGAATGGCCTCGATGTGTTAACACTGGGTCAATACCTGCAGCCGACCAAGATGCACCACGAAGTAATCGAGTGGATTCATCCAGAGACGTTTGCCATGTACAAGGAAGAAGGTCTGCAACGCGGCCTGAAATACGTGGAGTCGGGACCGCTGGTTCGGTCGAGTTACCACGCCGAAAAACACGTTAACGTCTAGGTCTGGTCAGAATTTGCAAACAAACTGACAGCATTATTTCTTAACCTAGGAAAGTCCGGACGAGTCGCCCGGACTTTTTTATTGACGAATGAAACGATACGACTTCATTATTGCGGGCGGGGGCATGGCGGGACTAAGTCTGGCGTATTACCTGACGCAATCCTCACTACGCCATAAATCGGTGCTGATTCTGGATCGGGAGCCCAAAAATCGCAACGATCGGACCTGGTGTTTCTGGGAACATCGTGATGCCGCCGGGCCCTTTGAGTCGATCATTTTCCGCCAGTGGGAAACCGTTACGTTTCACGGTACTACCTATGCCGGACCATTAGGCATGGGAGCGTATCAATACAAGATGTTACGGGGTATTGATTTTTACCGCTTTGTGCTGGACGAACTGGCAAAATGGCCAACCATTGAGCGAAAACAGGTAACGATCGAGCAGATCAGTGACACGCCAACGGGTGGACAAGTTAAGGCAGACGGGGTAATATACGAAGCGGATTATGTGTTCGACAGTACGTTTCAGTTGTCGCTGGATGATCGGAAGAACCATAATTTACTTCAGCATTTTAAAGGGTGGATTATCGAGGCCGAAAAGCCCTGTTTCGATCCTGACAAAGCCGAAATTATGGACTTTCGAATCGAACAGCACGGTGACTGCCGGTTCGTGTACGTTCTACCATTTGACGAAAAAACGGCGCTGATCGAATTTACGCTCTTCAACGAGCAACTGCTGGCAGATGACCAGTACGATCGTGTCCTTCGCCACTACGTCGATCAGTACCTGGAAACGGGCGGGTACATCATCCGAGAAACGGAGTTTGGCATCATCCCTATGTCGGACGTCAGGACAGAAGAAAAGCCAGCCAAGCACATTGTCCGGATCGGTACGTCGGGGGGAGCTACGAAAGCATCAACGGGCTATACCTTTCAGCGAACCCAGCGTTATCTGCGCGAGATGGTCCAGAACATGGCCCAGTCGGGAACACCCTTCCGCCAGACGGGCTGGTTCGATCATCGGTTCAAACTGTATGATAGTATCTTCCTGAACGTACTGGAACAGCATCGCCACCCGGCCGATGATGTGTTCACCCGTGTCTACGTCAAGAATCCCGAGCGAGTGTTCCGGTTTCTGGATGAGGATACCCATTTTCTCGATGAGCTGAAGCTCTTTACAACCATGCCCTGGTGGCCATTTACGTCCGCTTTTTTCGCTGTTATGCGCCGTAAATGGTTTGGATAACAGAAACAGGCGCTGACTTGGGAATCAAGGGAGTAGTCGCAACCTAACTTAACGGTTTTGTCTCTTGACCTCTGCTCGGAAAACTGTAGCTTTGCGATTCTCAAAGTATAGAATATAAGTATACGATCGCGTAATGCCATATCTTTTCACCTCTGAGTCCGTTTCTGAAGGACACCCTGATAAAGTCGCCGATCAGATCTCCGACGCCTTAATTGATAATTTCCTGGCTTTCGATCCATCCAGTAAAGTTGCCTGTGAAACCCTGGTAACGACCGGACAGGTTGTGCTGGCTGGTGAGATCAAGACCGATACGTACCTGGATGTACAGAAGATCACGCGTGACGTCATCCGGAAGATTGGTTACACGAAAAGTGAATACATGTTCGAAGCCAACTCCTGCGGTATCTTCTCAGCACTGCACGATCAGTCGGCCGACATCAACCAGGGTGTTGACCGGAAGGTTGACAATGAAGACTTTGAGGCTAAAGCCGAAGCACAGGGCGCTGGTGACCAGGGGATGATGTTTGGCTACGCGACCAACGAAACCGACAACTACATGCCGTTGCCGCTGGATCTGGCTCACGCCATCCTGCGCGAACTGTCCTATATCCGTAATAACGAAAGTGACCTGATTCCCTATCTGCGGCCCGACGCTAAATCGCAGGTAACGATTGAATACTCTGACGATCATCAGCCAATTCGCATCGATACCATCGTGGTATCGACGCAGCACGACGATTTCGCCGATGACGAAACGATGCTGGCGAAGATCAAGGAAGACATTATCAACATTGTAGTTCCACGGGTTAAGGCAGCTCAGAAAGCAGAACTGCATAGCCTATTCACTGACGATATTACGTACTACATCAACCCAACGGGTAAGTTCGTTATTGGCGGGCCACACGGCGATACAGGTCTGACGGGGCGGAAAATTATTGTTGATACGTACGGCGGTAAGGGTGCCCACGGCGGTGGTGCTTTCTCGGGCAAAGATCCTTCGAAAGTAGACCGGTCGGCGGCCTACGCGACGCGCCACATTGCGAAAAACCTGGTAGCAGCTGGTCTGTGCGACCAGGCACTGGTGCAGATTTCGTATGCCATTGGCGTTGCCAAGCCCTGCGGTCTGTATGTCAATACGTATGGCACATCGAAAGTAGATATGCACGATGGTGCCATCGCGGAAAGAGTGTCGGAGATTTTCGACATGCGTCCCTATGCCATCGAACAACGCCTGAAACTGCGTAATCCGATTTACTCGGAAACGGCTGCCTACGGACACATGGGTCGGAAGAATGAAGTCGTTAAGAAAACCTTCGGCTCGAACGGCAACGTAAAGGAAGTTGAAGTTGAACTGTTTACCTGGGAGAAGCTGGATTTCGTTGATCAGATCAAATCGGCGTTCAGCCTGTAGTGCCAAGGCATATGAAAAACGCGAAAGCCATTCCCAGAGGAATGGCTTTCGCGTTTTTGACTAAATCAGGATTTATAACTCATCTTCCAGTACTTCGTCCTCTTCGTCCACGCGAGTTTTGGCTTGGGAGATAGTTGGACTGGATATATCATTACGTTTTTGTTTGATCCGGACAAGCTTGTCTTTCAATACGTCCATGACTTTGTCAATGGCGCATTCGAAGCTTTTGTCGTCATGTTCTTTAACGAACAACTCCTTCCCTGGAATCGTGACGCGAACTTCAACAATCTTCTCTTTAACCTTGTTGGAATCAGCTCCGTCAAGCCTGAGAAACACTTCTCCGCCAATGATGCGGTCGTGAAAAGTGTCCAACTTGTTCAGTTTTGCCTGGATAAAATCTAACAGGCTCTGGTCGGCCGTGAATCGCACGGCATTAATTTGTAATCTCATTGTGTCGCCTTTTAAGTGAAATGAAACAGAACATCAATGGATTGACTAAGTTTGGTAACATAGACCAAAAAGTCAATACAGGCTACGAAAGATACAACCTTGTTTCACGGGTCACTGTTTTCAAAAGGTGATGGGGACACAACGAGAGCGATTTGCAGAAAAGCGTGGAACGGCCACCTGCATAACTTCTTCGTAAAATCTAATTGAAGTTAATTACCCTCGAGAAAGAGTTGAATTGGCCGTTTGGAGCGCAACGTAATAAGGGGGCGGGTCCCAACAGACGTCGTTGACGCTGGGCGAACACTAAAGCGCGATAACAACGTCGCCAGGATAGCATGCATTTCCATTAATGCGAACTGATTACCGATGCAAAGTCGGGGACCTGCTCCGAAGGGTAGAAAGGCGTACGGATGTTTATCTTTGCTCCAGTCGCCCGCAAATCGGTCCGGGTTGAACTGTTCGGGGTTCGGCCAACTAGCCGGATCATGGTGCAATACATAAGGACAGAGTAATACTCCCTGATCGCTATTCAACCGGTGGTCCCCCAGTTGGTCAGGACCAAACGAGAGCCGACTCATGATCCAGGCTGGTGGATAAAGCCGTAGAGATTCGTTGATAATCTGCGATAGATAAGGAAGTGACCGTAGATCGTCGGGAGAGGGACGATCTCGTCCGTCCAGTACCTGCTTGATTTCGACCTTTGCTTTGGTTAGTATGTCGGGGTGAAGAGACAATAAATGTAGCGTCCACGCCAGTGAGGTCGCTGTGGTTTCATAGCCTGCGACAAACAGCGTTACCATCTCGTCCCGAAGCTGCTTATTGGACATGCCTTCGCCGGTTTCTTCATCCGTTGCTCGCAGGTACATATCCAGCAGGTCGTCGTGATTTGCTCCTGTTTGGCGTCGCTCATCAACAATGCCGTAAATAAGTGAATCGACAGTTTGGTATGCTTTGTCAAAAGCCTGGTTATCGGGCGAAGGAATCCACTTTGGCAGTTTAAACGGATTCAGAACGCGCCGGTTCGCGATAAAATTCAGGTTGTTGAGCGCCGTTGAAATCTGATCCAGCTCGGGACCAAGCCCGGCACCAAATAACGTTTTCGTGACGATACGTAAGGTCGCATCGGTGGTTGCTGCGGAGATGTTAACCGGTTTTGTCCGGTCCAGTTTCGCTAGTCGATCAACCCAGGTAACGGCCTCGTCGATCATGGTATTGGCCAGCAGAGCCAGCTTCTGCCGGTGAAAAGCCGGTTGTGCCAGACGCCGTTGCCGACGCCAGAAATCGCCCTCACTCGTTAGTAAGCCTTCTCCCAGAAAGGCACGAAGGATGGCAAATGATTTTCCACGACCGTAGTTCCGGTTATTCTCCTGCAGCACCTGCTTCGTTTCTTCTGGTTTAAGCATCAGGTGCGTTACGCGACCACCTACATTAATCTGTACAATACGTTCATCGCTGTACTGGTGAAGTAACCGGCGCATAAACGCCAGCGGATCACGAAGGTATTCCAGAGAGTTACCGACCAGGGGCAGGCCGGGATGAACGGGAATGGGGCGGGTAACTGGGCTGACTGTATTCATAAAAAAAACCGTTCCAGATGTTGGGCTGGAACGGCAATAAATATACTAAGAACGTAGCAGGAAGCCTACGAATTGACTACTTCGCCCCCGTTCACGTGGATGACCTGCCCGGTGAAATAAGACGCATCTTCCGACGCCAGAAAAACGTAAGCGGGCGCAAGTTCTGCTGGTTGGCCAGGCCGCTTCATGGGTACGTCAGAACCAAACTTCTCCACCTCCTCGGGCGTTTTTGT encodes:
- a CDS encoding FecR family protein, which produces MLRKPYTVYTAEEFALDDLFVRWVQHPDDEEVAAFWHSWLTNNPGSTDTIDTARTIILEAGRLRLTDDELEPDEISSVWGRIRVSLETMEDVRPLQPDVRTVVGWWYLFRTVAAVVGIIGFISWAVWMQYVNGDSLRMVSTGPAQTRQLELPDQSKVTLYANSLLKYAPNWYGDSPRAVWLEGTADFSVVHRSDTSSSRLFRVHTNGLTIEALGTSFQVQQRPQGVRVGLRSGRVNLLLDQQQTRQLMPGDSVDVVNGSIQALP
- a CDS encoding OsmC family protein, whose protein sequence is MATIHIDYLGDLRTDCTHLQSGTHINTDAPTDNQGRGEAFSPTDLVANALGSCILTTMAIFARRDGIELKGSEMDVTKVMSSQSPRRIVRIDVNLTLRADPMPSAEARANLEKIAHTCPVAISLHPDLEQAVQIKWAAPVLSA
- the lipA gene encoding lipoyl synthase is translated as MIELPVIPSEQQRNRAGAPKRPDWLRVKLPIGPEYAKVRKLVDEHKLHTICESGNCPNMGECWGAGTATFMILGNVCTRSCTFCAVATGRPNEYDTDEPRRVAEAILLMKVKHAVITSVNRDELKDRGAEIWYQTVRLIKEASPTTTIETLIPDTKGNWPALERMISAGQEVVSHNMETVGRLYRRVRPQARYERSLEQIRRTKEYGQRTKSGIMLGLGETHDEVFKAMDDLAQNGLDVLTLGQYLQPTKMHHEVIEWIHPETFAMYKEEGLQRGLKYVESGPLVRSSYHAEKHVNV
- a CDS encoding lycopene cyclase family protein, with the protein product MKRYDFIIAGGGMAGLSLAYYLTQSSLRHKSVLILDREPKNRNDRTWCFWEHRDAAGPFESIIFRQWETVTFHGTTYAGPLGMGAYQYKMLRGIDFYRFVLDELAKWPTIERKQVTIEQISDTPTGGQVKADGVIYEADYVFDSTFQLSLDDRKNHNLLQHFKGWIIEAEKPCFDPDKAEIMDFRIEQHGDCRFVYVLPFDEKTALIEFTLFNEQLLADDQYDRVLRHYVDQYLETGGYIIRETEFGIIPMSDVRTEEKPAKHIVRIGTSGGATKASTGYTFQRTQRYLREMVQNMAQSGTPFRQTGWFDHRFKLYDSIFLNVLEQHRHPADDVFTRVYVKNPERVFRFLDEDTHFLDELKLFTTMPWWPFTSAFFAVMRRKWFG
- the metK gene encoding methionine adenosyltransferase, producing the protein MPYLFTSESVSEGHPDKVADQISDALIDNFLAFDPSSKVACETLVTTGQVVLAGEIKTDTYLDVQKITRDVIRKIGYTKSEYMFEANSCGIFSALHDQSADINQGVDRKVDNEDFEAKAEAQGAGDQGMMFGYATNETDNYMPLPLDLAHAILRELSYIRNNESDLIPYLRPDAKSQVTIEYSDDHQPIRIDTIVVSTQHDDFADDETMLAKIKEDIINIVVPRVKAAQKAELHSLFTDDITYYINPTGKFVIGGPHGDTGLTGRKIIVDTYGGKGAHGGGAFSGKDPSKVDRSAAYATRHIAKNLVAAGLCDQALVQISYAIGVAKPCGLYVNTYGTSKVDMHDGAIAERVSEIFDMRPYAIEQRLKLRNPIYSETAAYGHMGRKNEVVKKTFGSNGNVKEVEVELFTWEKLDFVDQIKSAFSL
- a CDS encoding HPF/RaiA family ribosome-associated protein encodes the protein MRLQINAVRFTADQSLLDFIQAKLNKLDTFHDRIIGGEVFLRLDGADSNKVKEKIVEVRVTIPGKELFVKEHDDKSFECAIDKVMDVLKDKLVRIKQKRNDISSPTISQAKTRVDEEDEVLEDEL
- a CDS encoding cytochrome P450, producing the protein MNTVSPVTRPIPVHPGLPLVGNSLEYLRDPLAFMRRLLHQYSDERIVQINVGGRVTHLMLKPEETKQVLQENNRNYGRGKSFAILRAFLGEGLLTSEGDFWRRQRRLAQPAFHRQKLALLANTMIDEAVTWVDRLAKLDRTKPVNISAATTDATLRIVTKTLFGAGLGPELDQISTALNNLNFIANRRVLNPFKLPKWIPSPDNQAFDKAYQTVDSLIYGIVDERRQTGANHDDLLDMYLRATDEETGEGMSNKQLRDEMVTLFVAGYETTATSLAWTLHLLSLHPDILTKAKVEIKQVLDGRDRPSPDDLRSLPYLSQIINESLRLYPPAWIMSRLSFGPDQLGDHRLNSDQGVLLCPYVLHHDPASWPNPEQFNPDRFAGDWSKDKHPYAFLPFGAGPRLCIGNQFALMEMHAILATLLSRFSVRPASTTSVGTRPLITLRSKRPIQLFLEGN